The following proteins are encoded in a genomic region of Mycolicibacterium confluentis:
- a CDS encoding oxidoreductase, which produces MFEPIAIGPKVLPNRFYQVPHCTSFGVVRPRAQAAFRGMKAEGGWGAVCTEECSIHPEADQMPMVLARLWDDDDAANLSLMSESVHDNGALAGIELWYGGIHGLSMESRAVQRAPSQIASDLVPMSPCREMDLDDIKAVQGFYVDAALRARDAGFDIICIYGGHEGLLEQFMSPHFNKRTDGYGGSFANRARMWREVVEGISAAVGSDCAVSVRLSADTLRGEEGVLLERDVLPFVEMCDGVVDLWDVHIGSSDWGDDATPSRFFKSARAMDWVKSVKEATRKPVVAVGRFTDPNEMARVINEGVLDIIGAARPSIADPFLPAKIKAGRLEDIRECIGCNICVSRFEHGGPPIVCTQNATSGEEYRRGWHPERFSKAANADNDVLIVGAGPAGLECARVLGERGMRNVHLVDADAELGGHLKWMANLPGLREWSRVIDYRLTQFDKLDNVTVIPNTRMTAQDIVDYGASLVVVASGARWSDCGLGPVTRNGIPGADAQLPYVLTPEQIMVENKPVPGERVVIIEAEGYHVGAALADRLSAEGKSVTVLTHLGELAPYTHYTLEATHLRKKLYTQGVSTAASMVPTRITPEGVWAHYAYADAEDAKLIEADAVVLVTQRVSDTTLYRNIVDGFGAEKLAEEGIAGVYRIGDCVAPRIVAESVFDGHRLAREIDSADPSMPLPYLRERPIARELPIFNVQRA; this is translated from the coding sequence TTGTTCGAACCAATCGCGATTGGACCGAAGGTGCTGCCGAACCGGTTCTATCAGGTCCCGCATTGCACGAGCTTCGGCGTCGTCCGGCCGCGTGCACAGGCGGCGTTCCGTGGAATGAAGGCCGAGGGCGGATGGGGTGCGGTGTGCACCGAGGAATGTTCCATTCATCCAGAGGCCGACCAGATGCCGATGGTGCTGGCCCGCCTCTGGGACGACGATGATGCGGCCAACCTGTCGCTCATGTCCGAGAGCGTCCATGACAACGGTGCCTTGGCGGGTATCGAGCTGTGGTACGGCGGAATCCACGGCCTGAGCATGGAGTCCAGAGCTGTACAGCGGGCACCGTCACAGATCGCCAGCGATCTCGTACCGATGTCCCCCTGCCGTGAGATGGATCTTGACGACATCAAGGCGGTGCAGGGGTTCTATGTCGATGCGGCGTTGCGTGCGCGTGATGCGGGCTTCGACATCATCTGCATCTACGGTGGCCACGAGGGCCTGTTGGAGCAGTTTATGTCGCCGCACTTCAACAAGCGCACGGATGGGTACGGTGGTTCGTTCGCCAATCGGGCCCGGATGTGGCGTGAGGTCGTCGAGGGAATCTCTGCGGCCGTCGGCTCGGATTGCGCTGTCTCGGTGCGGTTGTCGGCTGACACCCTGCGAGGCGAAGAGGGCGTGCTTCTCGAACGGGACGTCTTGCCGTTCGTGGAGATGTGCGACGGCGTGGTCGACTTGTGGGACGTGCACATCGGCAGCAGCGACTGGGGAGATGACGCGACGCCGTCGCGATTCTTCAAGAGCGCACGGGCGATGGACTGGGTGAAATCCGTCAAGGAAGCGACCCGCAAACCGGTCGTGGCCGTGGGGCGCTTCACCGATCCCAACGAGATGGCCCGTGTCATCAACGAAGGCGTGCTCGACATCATCGGCGCCGCCCGACCCTCGATCGCCGACCCCTTCCTGCCCGCGAAGATCAAGGCCGGCCGGCTTGAAGACATCCGTGAATGCATCGGTTGCAACATCTGTGTGTCCCGTTTCGAGCACGGTGGGCCGCCGATCGTGTGCACTCAGAATGCGACGTCCGGGGAGGAGTACCGGCGCGGCTGGCACCCGGAGCGATTCTCGAAGGCCGCCAATGCCGACAACGATGTGTTGATCGTCGGCGCCGGTCCTGCGGGCCTGGAATGTGCGCGTGTGCTCGGCGAGCGGGGTATGCGCAACGTGCATCTGGTCGACGCCGACGCCGAACTCGGTGGGCACCTCAAGTGGATGGCAAATCTGCCGGGGCTGCGGGAGTGGAGCCGAGTCATCGACTACCGGCTGACCCAGTTCGACAAGCTCGACAACGTCACTGTCATCCCGAACACCCGTATGACCGCCCAGGACATCGTCGACTACGGCGCCAGCCTCGTCGTCGTCGCCTCGGGGGCGCGGTGGTCTGACTGCGGGCTCGGACCCGTTACGCGCAACGGAATCCCAGGCGCTGACGCCCAATTGCCCTATGTTCTCACCCCTGAGCAGATCATGGTGGAGAACAAGCCGGTGCCCGGTGAGCGCGTCGTGATCATCGAAGCGGAGGGATACCACGTCGGAGCGGCGTTGGCGGACCGACTCTCGGCCGAAGGCAAGTCGGTGACGGTGCTGACGCACCTCGGGGAGCTCGCGCCGTACACCCATTACACGCTGGAAGCGACCCATCTGCGCAAGAAGCTGTACACGCAGGGCGTCAGCACCGCGGCATCCATGGTTCCGACCCGCATCACCCCCGAGGGTGTGTGGGCTCACTACGCCTACGCCGACGCCGAGGATGCGAAGCTCATCGAGGCGGACGCCGTCGTTCTGGTGACCCAACGGGTCTCCGACACAACGCTTTACCGCAACATTGTCGACGGCTTTGGTGCGGAGAAGCTTGCCGAGGAGGGCATCGCGGGGGTCTACCGAATCGGCGACTGCGTGGCGCCGCGGATCGTGGCAGAGTCGGTCTTCGATGGGCACCGCTTGGCGCGCGAAATCGACTCCGCGGACCCGTCGATGCCACTGCCGTACCTGCGCGAACGCCCCATCGCGCGCGAGCTGCCGATCTTCAACGTGCAGCGAGCTTGA
- a CDS encoding flavin-containing monooxygenase: MDPKPLGQQHNGETSDVDAVVIGAGIGGLYAVRRLAADGLNVIGFDSATDVGGVWLHNGYPGARVDIEAYYYCFFDPEIYGEWQWSQRFPPQSELLAYLRHYAEHYGLRRYFSFNTRVEELHWQPEAKRWRVRTNTGSTVYARHVVLATGQLSKGRDLPFEGVEDFAGQWLETSQWPTEPVDLTGKRVAVIGTGSSGAQVIAAIAEQVESLHVFQRTPNYVVPSQNAPMDQDRYRQYSQNLGDLWDQVMRTGPAYLAPTTDVPASSMDPEQQRQRMEDQWNFGGLAMTFTFPDQRTDWKTADLVSDFVRAKIRDAIDDPALADVLEPRDYPIGTRRLVVCNGYYEAFNRDNVNLVNLRKESITRVTPQGIQTDEGFYEVDVIISALGFDAFSGAMDAIDIRNADGRRPTEDWARGPQAHLGLMVHGFPNMYVLTGPGSPSVLVNFNVHNVFHVDYVADLISYMSSHDYDAVQPTAEAQQRWHIETQRAADGLLRKEVKNYMVHVNDDGSRVFIPYAGGWSTYVDIVNRVAAEGYPGFAFSEVGTSTYRAVDHEDTVVPL, encoded by the coding sequence ATGGATCCGAAGCCTCTGGGGCAGCAGCACAATGGCGAGACGAGTGACGTCGACGCAGTTGTCATCGGCGCCGGTATCGGCGGCCTGTACGCGGTGCGCCGGCTTGCCGCCGACGGGCTGAATGTCATCGGTTTCGACAGCGCCACCGATGTCGGCGGCGTGTGGTTGCACAACGGCTACCCCGGGGCCCGGGTCGATATCGAGGCGTATTACTACTGCTTCTTCGACCCTGAGATCTACGGGGAATGGCAGTGGTCGCAGCGGTTCCCGCCGCAGTCGGAGCTGTTGGCGTACTTGCGGCACTATGCAGAACACTACGGATTGCGGCGGTACTTCAGTTTCAACACCCGGGTCGAGGAACTGCATTGGCAGCCCGAGGCCAAGCGCTGGCGAGTGCGCACCAACACCGGCTCCACCGTGTATGCGCGACACGTCGTGCTGGCCACGGGCCAGCTTTCGAAGGGGCGTGACCTTCCCTTCGAAGGTGTCGAGGACTTCGCCGGTCAGTGGCTGGAGACATCGCAGTGGCCGACCGAGCCGGTGGACCTGACGGGTAAGCGAGTTGCGGTGATCGGGACGGGATCCTCTGGTGCACAGGTGATTGCGGCGATCGCTGAGCAGGTCGAGAGCCTGCACGTGTTCCAACGCACCCCCAACTACGTGGTTCCGTCCCAGAACGCCCCGATGGATCAGGACCGTTACCGGCAGTACAGCCAGAATCTCGGCGACCTGTGGGATCAGGTGATGCGAACGGGGCCGGCCTACCTGGCCCCGACCACCGACGTACCGGCCTCGTCGATGGATCCCGAGCAGCAGCGTCAGCGGATGGAAGACCAGTGGAACTTCGGCGGCCTGGCGATGACGTTCACGTTCCCCGATCAGAGGACCGATTGGAAGACCGCCGATCTGGTGTCCGATTTCGTCCGCGCAAAGATTCGCGACGCCATCGATGATCCCGCGTTGGCTGATGTCCTCGAACCGCGCGACTATCCGATCGGCACCCGGCGCCTGGTGGTGTGCAACGGCTACTACGAAGCGTTCAACCGGGACAACGTCAACCTCGTCAACCTGCGCAAAGAGTCGATCACGCGGGTCACTCCGCAGGGCATACAGACCGATGAGGGGTTCTACGAAGTCGATGTGATCATCTCGGCGCTGGGATTCGACGCCTTCAGCGGGGCGATGGACGCGATCGACATCCGTAATGCCGACGGCCGGCGGCCGACCGAGGACTGGGCTCGGGGACCGCAGGCACACCTCGGTCTGATGGTGCACGGATTCCCGAACATGTACGTCCTCACCGGCCCGGGCTCCCCGTCCGTGCTGGTGAACTTCAACGTGCACAATGTGTTTCACGTCGATTACGTGGCGGATCTGATCTCCTACATGAGCAGCCACGACTACGACGCGGTGCAACCGACCGCCGAGGCTCAGCAACGGTGGCATATCGAGACCCAACGTGCCGCGGACGGACTGCTGCGCAAGGAGGTGAAGAACTACATGGTTCACGTCAACGACGACGGGTCCCGTGTCTTCATTCCCTATGCCGGCGGGTGGTCGACGTACGTCGACATCGTCAATCGAGTCGCCGCCGAGGGCTATCCGGGCTTCGCCTTCTCGGAGGTCGGAACGTCGACGTACCGTGCCGTGGACCATGAGGACACCGTCGTCCCCCTCTGA
- a CDS encoding aminotransferase family protein — protein MSSSPTDATLAPSSTPDAADLMAADSRHVIHGFSPFGDRTPGPVFASGRGITLTDVDGQDWIDACAGQANVALGYGRTDIADVVADALRELTFGTHFYQRRSHVGAARLAERLAQVTPAGLDQFVFMLGGSDAVDTAIKIARFVNIAAGRPEKIHIIGRWNSYHGVTYGGASLTGDPAMWRNIGPRLEGFSHIDQPETDSVGAARLLEDEILRIGAHKVAAFMAEPISTPNGIVVPPDDYWSQIREICDRHDVLLISDEVLTGFGRTGKMFAVENWDLRPDILTMSKAITAGFFPLAVVAISGELRDQLSASDDAFVHGVTAGGHPAACAAALATLDIYERENVLSQCITAGQYLSTRLRALADTYPVLDKSSVRGIGMMHAVDLDADAVDPGYGAALHAEFIKQRVFVRTYRNNQTIGLLPSLTLSTEDVDAITGRMAAALEITRP, from the coding sequence ATGAGTTCGTCACCGACAGATGCCACTCTTGCCCCCTCCAGCACCCCGGACGCCGCGGATCTCATGGCCGCGGATTCGCGGCACGTCATCCACGGCTTCAGTCCGTTCGGTGACCGAACGCCGGGCCCGGTCTTCGCGTCCGGACGCGGGATCACGCTGACGGATGTGGACGGTCAGGACTGGATAGACGCCTGCGCTGGACAGGCCAACGTCGCCCTCGGATACGGTCGCACCGATATCGCCGATGTGGTCGCCGACGCACTGCGCGAGTTGACCTTCGGAACGCACTTCTACCAGCGGCGGAGCCATGTCGGTGCGGCTCGGCTGGCCGAACGGCTGGCCCAGGTGACCCCGGCCGGCCTCGATCAGTTCGTGTTCATGCTCGGTGGCTCCGACGCGGTGGACACCGCGATCAAGATCGCGCGGTTCGTCAACATCGCCGCAGGCCGGCCGGAGAAGATCCACATTATCGGCCGGTGGAACAGCTACCACGGCGTCACCTATGGCGGGGCCAGCCTGACCGGCGATCCGGCGATGTGGCGCAATATCGGGCCCAGGCTGGAAGGTTTCTCCCATATCGACCAGCCGGAGACCGACTCGGTGGGCGCCGCACGCCTGCTGGAGGACGAGATTCTGCGCATCGGTGCCCACAAGGTCGCCGCGTTCATGGCCGAGCCGATCTCGACCCCGAACGGTATCGTCGTGCCGCCGGATGACTACTGGTCCCAGATCCGCGAAATCTGCGATCGCCACGACGTTCTGCTGATCAGCGACGAGGTGCTGACCGGGTTCGGCCGCACCGGAAAAATGTTCGCGGTGGAGAACTGGGATCTGCGCCCCGACATCTTGACCATGTCCAAGGCGATCACAGCCGGGTTCTTCCCGCTGGCGGTCGTCGCGATCAGTGGAGAACTGCGGGACCAGCTGTCGGCCAGCGACGACGCCTTCGTCCATGGCGTGACCGCCGGTGGGCACCCCGCGGCCTGCGCCGCCGCGCTGGCCACTCTGGACATCTACGAACGCGAGAACGTCCTGTCGCAGTGCATCACGGCCGGGCAGTACCTCTCGACGAGACTGCGTGCCCTGGCCGACACCTATCCGGTGCTGGACAAGAGCAGCGTCCGAGGCATCGGGATGATGCACGCAGTGGACCTCGACGCCGACGCGGTCGATCCGGGATACGGCGCGGCCCTGCACGCCGAGTTCATCAAACAGCGCGTCTTCGTGCGTACCTACCGCAACAATCAGACCATCGGCTTGCTGCCGTCGTTGACTCTGAGCACCGAGGATGTCGACGCCATCACCGGGCGCATGGCGGCCGCGCTGGAGATCACCCGACCATAG
- a CDS encoding aldehyde dehydrogenase family protein: MTETTKSSLIERVPSLERLTRPFIDGGFVDARSSGTFENISPVNGDRLPDVASGDAADIDAAVASARRSFEMGDWRRRTPRERKIVLQRFGRILRDNTEELAALLAVEMGKPVKDGRWEVDFSATVLEWFGEAVDHLYDEVAPIGEVGHATITRVPVGVAGAIIPWNYPLLMAAVKLAPALASGNSMVLKPAEQTPAVALRVAELALEAGVPAGVLNVVPGLGHTAGKALAEHLDVDAIGFTGSTSVGRLVMKAAAESNLKKVSLELGGKSPALVLADAADMLDLVAAKTAESVFGNAGQMCDSSTRLIVHESLADEVVERLGAVAADWQPGDPFDDATTMGAIIEARQLERIMGFIAGAEPGGASIAHGGNQVRQETGGFYVEPTVIRGVTNDMDIARKEIFGPVLSVITFSDDEEGLRIANDTSYGLAAKMWTGDLKKAHRISRELRAGAVLVNGDELFDVTLPHGGFKQSGIGRDYSHHAFDNWTQLKSTYINLM, translated from the coding sequence ATGACGGAAACCACCAAAAGCTCACTCATCGAACGCGTTCCGAGCCTGGAACGCCTGACGCGACCGTTCATCGACGGCGGCTTCGTCGACGCCCGGTCGTCCGGCACGTTCGAGAACATCAGTCCCGTCAACGGTGACCGGCTGCCCGATGTGGCCTCGGGTGACGCCGCTGATATCGATGCCGCGGTGGCTTCGGCCCGCAGGAGCTTCGAGATGGGTGACTGGCGGCGGCGCACGCCGCGCGAGCGCAAGATCGTGCTGCAGCGGTTCGGGCGTATCCTGCGCGACAACACCGAGGAACTCGCCGCCCTGCTGGCCGTCGAGATGGGCAAGCCGGTCAAGGACGGCCGGTGGGAGGTCGATTTCAGCGCCACGGTCCTGGAGTGGTTCGGTGAGGCTGTCGACCATCTGTACGACGAGGTTGCGCCCATTGGTGAGGTCGGCCATGCCACGATCACCCGGGTCCCCGTCGGTGTCGCCGGCGCCATCATTCCGTGGAACTACCCGTTGCTGATGGCGGCGGTGAAGCTCGCACCGGCACTGGCTTCGGGCAACTCCATGGTCCTCAAGCCGGCTGAGCAGACGCCTGCGGTCGCGTTGCGGGTGGCAGAACTGGCGCTGGAGGCGGGCGTTCCCGCCGGTGTGCTCAACGTCGTCCCCGGACTCGGTCACACGGCAGGAAAGGCCCTCGCCGAACATCTGGATGTTGACGCGATCGGCTTCACCGGATCGACTAGCGTGGGCCGCCTGGTCATGAAAGCGGCCGCCGAATCCAATCTGAAGAAGGTCTCGCTTGAGCTCGGCGGCAAGTCGCCGGCGCTGGTGCTCGCCGACGCCGCCGACATGCTCGACCTGGTTGCAGCGAAAACCGCGGAGTCCGTCTTCGGAAACGCGGGGCAGATGTGTGACTCCAGTACACGCCTGATCGTCCACGAATCCCTCGCGGACGAGGTTGTCGAACGACTCGGTGCCGTGGCAGCCGATTGGCAGCCCGGTGATCCCTTCGACGATGCCACCACCATGGGGGCGATCATCGAGGCCCGGCAGCTGGAGCGCATCATGGGCTTCATCGCCGGCGCGGAGCCCGGTGGGGCGTCAATCGCCCATGGCGGCAACCAAGTTCGCCAGGAGACCGGCGGGTTCTATGTGGAGCCGACGGTCATCCGGGGAGTCACCAACGATATGGACATCGCCCGCAAGGAGATCTTCGGTCCGGTGCTCTCGGTCATCACATTCTCCGATGATGAAGAGGGTCTGCGCATCGCCAATGACACCTCCTACGGGCTGGCCGCCAAGATGTGGACCGGCGACTTGAAGAAGGCCCACCGGATCTCCCGGGAGCTGCGCGCCGGCGCGGTGTTGGTCAACGGTGACGAACTCTTCGACGTGACGCTGCCGCACGGGGGCTTCAAGCAGTCCGGTATCGGCCGCGACTACTCGCATCACGCCTTCGACAACTGGACCCAGCTGAAATCGACCTACATCAACCTGATGTGA
- a CDS encoding PucR family transcriptional regulator, whose protein sequence is MSESLTVRQALALPALRGGAPEVVAGHANLDHPVRWVHVVEVRDIASVLRGGELVLTEGRMFAGPESADRRLIVELSERGVAAMVLELGSNFRSVPRHIIDECHKRDFTLIALHLPVAFIEVTEAIHTQIVNQKITLLDQAQELQLHLTDLVLGGGGIAEVLDAVAAAVGNPVVYERADGGFVYRALNGMTDRDVTAGWELMARAVDTAPPWIERHLTIDGARDGRLVALGISGEFTEAATVALERAAQVISLIVIGNRRRDAVFADHGRHGGLLTSLLAGSIEPFAAEARAVALGFTPPVLIPLAIRRARHHRATTVASEDHQWRQVWRDVKSDLGGIGIPALIDDGSTANPTLIMIGVEDVANRGRIADRVAQVTQDAAKRHLADPQSAVLSVGPAVHTWQAAIEGLAVAVDALDGALHSPPRPWHDAADLDLDRLIWSLRDNPDLERFARLRLERLITYDAQRRTQLVKTLQVLLEQHGQKTETARALHLERQSLYNRVERIQSLLGVDLDDSDVRLGLHLALRVLSHIPGGQL, encoded by the coding sequence GTGTCAGAATCGCTAACCGTTCGCCAAGCTCTGGCGTTGCCCGCACTGCGGGGAGGCGCGCCTGAAGTGGTGGCGGGCCACGCCAACCTCGATCACCCGGTCCGTTGGGTGCATGTCGTCGAGGTTCGCGATATTGCGTCGGTTCTTCGTGGTGGCGAACTGGTGCTCACCGAGGGCCGCATGTTCGCCGGCCCGGAATCCGCCGATCGCCGTCTCATCGTGGAGCTGTCCGAACGCGGTGTCGCCGCTATGGTGCTCGAGCTCGGCTCCAACTTCCGCAGCGTGCCTCGACACATCATCGACGAATGCCATAAGCGTGACTTCACACTCATAGCGCTGCATCTGCCGGTTGCCTTCATCGAAGTCACCGAGGCCATTCACACTCAGATCGTCAACCAAAAAATCACTTTGCTGGATCAGGCGCAAGAACTTCAGCTGCATCTGACAGACCTCGTCCTCGGCGGCGGCGGTATCGCCGAAGTTCTCGATGCGGTGGCCGCTGCCGTCGGGAACCCCGTCGTCTACGAACGAGCCGATGGTGGATTCGTCTATCGAGCGCTCAATGGAATGACCGATCGCGATGTCACCGCGGGCTGGGAGTTGATGGCACGTGCTGTCGACACCGCGCCGCCGTGGATCGAAAGGCATCTCACCATCGACGGAGCCCGCGACGGCCGACTCGTCGCGCTGGGCATCAGCGGCGAATTCACCGAGGCGGCGACCGTCGCGTTGGAACGTGCCGCACAGGTGATCAGTCTGATCGTGATCGGCAATCGCCGGCGAGACGCCGTGTTCGCCGACCACGGTCGCCACGGCGGCCTCCTGACCTCGCTTCTGGCCGGTTCGATCGAACCGTTCGCGGCCGAAGCGCGCGCAGTCGCCCTCGGGTTCACTCCACCGGTACTCATCCCTCTCGCAATCCGCCGGGCACGCCATCATCGCGCGACGACCGTCGCATCTGAGGACCATCAGTGGCGCCAGGTCTGGCGCGACGTCAAGTCCGATCTGGGCGGCATCGGAATTCCCGCGCTGATCGATGACGGCTCGACGGCCAACCCGACGCTGATAATGATCGGAGTCGAAGATGTCGCCAACCGCGGCCGCATCGCCGACAGAGTGGCCCAGGTCACCCAGGACGCTGCCAAGCGCCACCTTGCCGATCCGCAGTCAGCGGTACTGTCCGTTGGGCCGGCGGTGCATACGTGGCAGGCCGCAATCGAAGGGCTGGCCGTCGCCGTGGACGCCCTGGACGGTGCGCTGCACAGCCCACCACGCCCATGGCACGATGCCGCCGACCTCGACCTGGATCGCCTGATCTGGAGTCTGCGCGACAATCCCGACCTGGAACGTTTCGCCCGGCTGCGACTGGAGCGTCTGATCACCTACGACGCGCAGCGCCGCACTCAACTGGTCAAAACCCTGCAGGTCCTGCTGGAGCAACACGGCCAGAAGACCGAGACCGCCCGGGCGCTACATCTGGAGCGGCAATCGCTCTACAACCGGGTGGAACGCATCCAATCGCTGCTCGGTGTCGACCTGGACGACTCGGACGTCCGGCTCGGATTACACCTCGCGCTGCGCGTGCTCAGCCATATACCGGGCGGTCAGCTCTGA
- a CDS encoding N,N-dimethylformamidase beta subunit family domain-containing protein → MSMPIVGYTDRLTVEPGQTVDFKISCDVPTFTASLVRLIHGDPNPAGPGFKAQHIASSIEGTHPGRCQSLSAGSYVRVPYGTGLTPAGSFTVHLWIWPTLPTGGPQTLISQGRLSEGGYALRIEEGKVTFRVGDQVLSAPKVLRARRWYSVSAVVDVTSGEVRLDVVPKAINCAAEHDRAVGAIAVPTPGTTDVLIGAEQLDSAEIGNHYNGKVDAPRIYGSVLSESALEAISQGTALDAEVSPLAAWDFALDISNWTVTDTAGHFHGQTVNKPMRGTTGHNWDGTETAWPHAPAQYGAIHFHDDDLGDAGWATTFRWTVPDDLPSAVYAAHLTAGDAEDYVPVFVRPRSGAPTAKIALVMPTFSYLAYANEQLLNNPLLDKGDYPSQVQDRYIVENGLLSLYDKHSDGSGVCYSSRLRPVVNMRPKVNMAWLDGGKGSPHQFNADLHIVDWLYEHNYDVDIYTDEDLHRDGGALLEPYKAVLTGSHAEYWSAEMLDATQQYLRGGGRLMSLSGNGMYWVTQLDPETGTSIEIRRRGPATRMWEPEPGEAHLSSTGELGGLWRFRGRGPHTWIGAGHTAETSGPGRPYRRTEQSYDPEFAFVFDGVDGDTIGDIPCLVNSHGAAGFEFDRADVAVGTPVETVVLATADGFGDDAQNTIEDVLLADSQQGGTQSPNVRADMTMLRYPAGGAVFAVSSISWSACLSYNGYDNDVSRITRNVLEAYISDGM, encoded by the coding sequence ATGAGCATGCCGATTGTCGGCTATACCGATCGCCTCACGGTTGAACCCGGCCAGACGGTTGACTTCAAGATCAGTTGTGACGTCCCGACATTCACCGCCTCTCTGGTGCGTCTGATCCACGGTGACCCCAATCCGGCAGGCCCCGGCTTCAAAGCCCAACACATCGCATCCAGCATCGAGGGCACCCATCCGGGTCGATGCCAGTCACTGTCTGCAGGTTCGTATGTTCGAGTCCCGTATGGCACCGGGTTGACCCCAGCCGGCAGCTTCACTGTCCACCTCTGGATCTGGCCGACCTTGCCGACAGGTGGTCCCCAGACCCTTATCTCCCAGGGCCGCCTCAGTGAGGGCGGCTACGCCTTGCGGATCGAAGAGGGGAAGGTCACGTTTCGCGTGGGCGACCAAGTGCTGTCCGCGCCGAAGGTGCTGCGTGCCCGCAGGTGGTATTCGGTGTCCGCAGTGGTTGACGTCACGTCAGGCGAGGTTCGACTCGACGTGGTGCCGAAGGCCATCAACTGTGCTGCCGAACACGATCGGGCAGTCGGTGCCATCGCCGTGCCGACGCCCGGAACCACCGACGTGCTCATCGGAGCCGAGCAACTCGACTCCGCTGAGATCGGCAATCATTACAACGGCAAGGTCGACGCTCCCCGGATCTATGGGTCCGTGCTGAGCGAGTCCGCACTGGAGGCGATATCCCAGGGCACTGCACTGGACGCTGAGGTGTCCCCGTTGGCTGCGTGGGACTTTGCCCTGGATATCAGCAACTGGACGGTGACAGACACCGCGGGTCACTTCCATGGGCAAACGGTGAACAAGCCGATGCGGGGCACCACCGGGCACAACTGGGACGGTACGGAGACGGCTTGGCCCCATGCGCCTGCACAATACGGTGCCATCCACTTCCACGACGACGATCTCGGCGATGCAGGCTGGGCGACGACGTTTCGATGGACGGTTCCCGATGACCTACCCAGTGCGGTTTATGCGGCGCACCTGACCGCCGGCGATGCCGAGGACTACGTCCCGGTGTTCGTGCGCCCCCGCAGCGGGGCGCCTACGGCCAAGATCGCCTTGGTGATGCCGACATTCAGCTATCTGGCCTACGCCAACGAGCAGCTGCTCAACAATCCGCTGCTGGACAAGGGTGACTACCCTTCGCAGGTACAAGATCGTTACATCGTCGAGAATGGGTTGCTCAGCCTCTACGACAAGCACAGCGACGGGTCTGGGGTCTGCTATTCGTCGCGGTTGCGACCTGTGGTCAACATGCGTCCCAAGGTCAACATGGCCTGGCTCGACGGTGGCAAGGGATCGCCACATCAGTTCAACGCGGACCTGCACATCGTCGACTGGTTGTACGAACACAATTACGACGTCGACATCTATACCGACGAGGATCTGCATCGGGACGGCGGCGCGTTACTGGAGCCGTACAAGGCGGTGCTGACGGGCAGCCATGCCGAGTACTGGTCGGCCGAGATGCTCGATGCCACTCAACAGTATCTGCGCGGGGGTGGCCGACTGATGTCGTTGTCCGGCAACGGAATGTACTGGGTGACTCAGCTCGACCCCGAGACGGGGACCAGCATCGAGATCCGCCGTCGCGGGCCGGCGACTCGTATGTGGGAGCCCGAACCCGGCGAGGCGCATCTCAGCAGCACCGGAGAACTCGGGGGTCTCTGGCGCTTCCGGGGCCGTGGGCCGCACACCTGGATCGGGGCGGGCCACACGGCTGAAACCTCCGGTCCTGGCCGGCCCTATCGGCGCACCGAGCAGAGCTACGACCCCGAGTTCGCATTCGTGTTCGACGGTGTCGACGGCGACACGATCGGTGACATCCCATGCCTGGTCAATTCCCATGGTGCAGCGGGTTTCGAGTTCGACCGGGCCGATGTGGCCGTCGGAACCCCGGTCGAGACCGTGGTGCTTGCCACTGCCGATGGATTCGGCGATGACGCGCAGAACACCATCGAGGATGTCCTACTGGCAGATTCGCAACAGGGCGGTACGCAGAGTCCGAACGTCCGTGCGGACATGACGATGCTCAGGTATCCCGCCGGGGGTGCCGTCTTTGCGGTCAGTTCCATTTCGTGGAGCGCTTGCCTGTCATACAACGGATACGACAACGACGTGTCACGTATCACGCGAAATGTGCTTGAGGCATACATCTCCGACGGTATGTAG